One genomic segment of Trichococcus shcherbakoviae includes these proteins:
- the comGF gene encoding competence type IV pilus minor pilin ComGF, translating into MLRKSKRKPRKQSQAGFTLLEAAFALVVNTMVLLLMMGGMEVIRTVNIQMEKTQDAEWHLFLIQLEHELEDELLVQKTSTTIRTKSKNPADPAVYTYEFRINKVLRYKNGVGYHPMLMHVKALNYEVTNEGISIQATLSDNQMRRAHLILPKAPV; encoded by the coding sequence ATGCTGAGGAAATCCAAGCGGAAGCCCCGTAAACAATCGCAAGCCGGATTCACTTTGTTGGAAGCGGCATTTGCACTGGTTGTCAATACGATGGTGCTCCTGCTGATGATGGGAGGCATGGAAGTGATCCGCACTGTGAATATCCAGATGGAGAAGACCCAGGATGCGGAATGGCATCTTTTCCTGATCCAACTCGAGCATGAATTGGAGGATGAGTTGCTGGTTCAAAAGACCAGTACGACCATCCGCACCAAATCGAAAAATCCGGCCGATCCGGCTGTGTATACCTATGAATTCCGGATCAATAAAGTCCTGCGTTACAAAAACGGGGTCGGCTATCATCCGATGCTGATGCATGTCAAAGCACTGAACTACGAGGTGACCAATGAGGGGATTTCTATCCAGGCTACGCTTTCGGACAACCAGATGCGCAGAGCGCATCTCATCCTGCCGAAGGCACCCGTTTGA
- a CDS encoding diacylglycerol kinase family lipid kinase, translating into MGICTLIVNPSSGGEKATGYLDLMRTRLSEMFEEVTVKKTEKQGDAEKFAQEAANHGHDAVFCMGGDGTVNETINGLAVAGKSVSFGFVPLGTVNDLARAIGIPLDPEQAISMLSEAALVVLDIGKVNDRYFVSNVAAGAIPEAVEGVSAEEKTKYGPLAYFIEGGKALAKQTIHRFRITVDGETFTQESPLILIALTNSIASFESFMPQAKVDDGKMRMVVFKEFNLLDSLKLLPQLIRGEIKNSDAVIYKSFKHATIAVEDGENLITNVDGDEGPAFPLEIEILPSFIKVYGPAAT; encoded by the coding sequence ATGGGTATTTGCACACTGATCGTAAATCCGTCGTCGGGAGGCGAAAAAGCTACTGGCTATTTGGACTTGATGAGGACGCGCTTGAGCGAAATGTTTGAAGAGGTCACTGTTAAAAAAACCGAAAAGCAAGGCGATGCCGAAAAGTTTGCGCAGGAAGCGGCAAACCACGGCCATGACGCCGTCTTCTGCATGGGCGGCGATGGCACAGTCAACGAAACCATCAATGGCTTGGCGGTTGCAGGGAAAAGTGTATCTTTCGGGTTCGTTCCGTTGGGCACCGTCAATGACCTTGCAAGAGCGATAGGCATCCCGTTGGACCCTGAGCAGGCCATCAGCATGTTGAGCGAGGCAGCCTTGGTCGTTCTGGACATCGGCAAGGTCAATGATCGTTATTTTGTATCGAATGTTGCCGCCGGTGCGATCCCCGAGGCTGTGGAAGGAGTCAGCGCGGAAGAAAAAACAAAATATGGTCCGCTGGCTTATTTCATCGAAGGAGGAAAAGCATTAGCGAAACAGACCATTCATCGTTTCCGCATTACAGTGGATGGAGAGACCTTTACACAGGAATCGCCACTCATTCTGATCGCGCTGACGAATTCAATCGCCAGCTTCGAAAGTTTTATGCCCCAAGCAAAAGTCGATGACGGCAAGATGCGGATGGTCGTTTTCAAGGAGTTTAATCTGCTGGATTCGCTGAAACTCTTGCCTCAGCTAATCAGAGGCGAAATCAAAAATTCGGATGCTGTCATCTATAAATCATTCAAACACGCCACTATCGCCGTCGAGGATGGCGAAAACCTAATCACCAATGTCGACGGTGATGAAGGGCCGGCATTTCCGCTGGAGATCGAGATACTGCCTTCCTTCATCAAAGTTTACGGGCCGGCAGCCACTTGA
- a CDS encoding rhodanese-related sulfurtransferase: MTKEYRVLLYYKYTPIEDAETFAQEHLGFCKEIGLKGRILVASEGINGTVSGTVEQTQAYIEHMNADPRFNDITYKIDETDGHAFKKMFVRPRQEIVSLHLGGDDLDPNELTGAYLSPEAFREAILDENTVVIDARNDYEYDLGHFRGAVRPDIANFRELPQWIRDNKEKFMEKRVVTYCTGGIRCEKFSGWLVKEGFKDVGQLHGGIATYGKDEAVKGDLWDGKMYVFDERIGVDINRVEHVVVGKDWFDGTPCERYANCANPSCNRRMLCSEENEHKYMRSCSHECRVHQPNYYVQRNQLTLSDVAERLAAIGETTETSAATTA, encoded by the coding sequence ATGACAAAAGAATATCGTGTCCTACTCTATTATAAATATACACCGATAGAGGATGCAGAAACATTCGCGCAAGAACATCTAGGATTCTGCAAAGAAATCGGCTTAAAAGGAAGAATTTTGGTCGCATCGGAAGGCATCAACGGAACGGTTTCCGGGACCGTTGAACAAACGCAAGCGTACATTGAGCATATGAACGCAGATCCTCGTTTCAACGACATCACTTACAAAATCGATGAGACGGACGGCCATGCTTTCAAAAAGATGTTTGTCCGTCCACGTCAGGAAATCGTATCGTTGCACCTGGGAGGAGACGACCTTGACCCAAATGAATTGACTGGCGCATACTTGTCCCCGGAAGCGTTCCGCGAAGCTATCCTCGACGAAAACACAGTCGTAATTGATGCACGCAACGACTATGAGTACGACCTTGGCCATTTCCGTGGCGCTGTCCGTCCGGATATCGCAAACTTCCGCGAATTGCCGCAATGGATCCGCGACAACAAAGAAAAATTCATGGAAAAACGTGTCGTGACCTATTGTACCGGGGGCATCCGCTGCGAAAAATTCTCAGGCTGGCTTGTCAAGGAAGGCTTTAAGGATGTCGGCCAACTGCATGGCGGGATCGCAACCTACGGGAAAGACGAAGCGGTCAAAGGCGACCTTTGGGATGGGAAAATGTATGTTTTCGATGAGCGCATCGGAGTCGACATCAATCGCGTCGAACATGTCGTAGTCGGAAAGGATTGGTTCGACGGTACACCATGCGAGCGCTATGCAAATTGCGCCAATCCGAGCTGCAACCGCAGAATGCTCTGTTCCGAAGAAAATGAACACAAGTACATGCGCAGCTGCTCGCATGAATGCCGCGTCCACCAGCCGAATTATTATGTGCAGCGTAATCAATTGACACTATCTGACGTAGCGGAGCGTTTGGCCGCCATCGGAGAGACAACGGAAACCTCTGCCGCAACAACTGCATAG
- a CDS encoding DJ-1/PfpI family protein has translation MAKIIFVIAPEDFRDEELFMTQEEIAKCGHEMWIASHKTGTCMGVHGGIAQSDLLVEDVDTTSFDGVVFVGGTGSRVFFDDPHAWMLAQAMNGQGKMVAAICIAPVILANAGLLKKKNATVFESEIAAIEAKGAVYSESDVTVDGNLITASGPDQAKQFGLEICKFLAG, from the coding sequence ATGGCAAAAATAATATTTGTGATTGCACCTGAAGATTTCCGCGACGAAGAATTATTCATGACCCAGGAAGAAATTGCAAAATGCGGACATGAAATGTGGATCGCCAGCCACAAGACCGGGACCTGCATGGGTGTGCATGGCGGAATCGCGCAGTCGGATCTCTTGGTTGAGGATGTCGATACGACCAGTTTTGATGGAGTGGTGTTTGTTGGAGGAACGGGCAGCCGCGTTTTCTTCGACGATCCGCATGCGTGGATGTTGGCGCAGGCAATGAATGGGCAAGGCAAAATGGTTGCTGCAATCTGCATCGCACCGGTCATCTTAGCGAACGCGGGTTTACTTAAGAAGAAAAATGCAACTGTTTTCGAATCTGAGATTGCAGCTATCGAAGCCAAAGGCGCAGTTTACTCTGAGTCCGATGTGACAGTGGATGGCAACCTCATCACTGCTAGCGGTCCGGATCAAGCAAAACAGTTTGGGTTGGAAATCTGCAAGTTTTTGGCTGGTTAA
- a CDS encoding M3 family oligoendopeptidase, producing the protein MKYSLTWDLDSFFEGGSSSPALQEKIQSIQDGLKDFESAATAWDPEQDKPDYPVFQDLLHQEELYAKALMQCNSFITGVQSADVSDLDASAIHARIIQLYSKLTIIQTTLKKKVTAVKETDWNQLVEKPAFSPLAFALSEWRQQGNRLLSDKEEALLATLRVDGFNGWSAHYDTLVSFIKIPFEEVDGTFSELSAGQAMNRMYADPDPSVRKKIFVEWEKAWGSLAPAFADTLNHLQGFRLADFEAHQDEDFLVEPLRYNRIKRETLDTMWQAISANKQPFLSFLNRKATLMGKDKLAWYDVDAPVSLGSFQSKTFSFDEAVDYIIEHFASFGPKLADFSLDAVKNRWIEAENRSGKRPGGYCEDYPESKESRIFMTFTGSASDMSTLAHELGHAFHSHVMRDLPDLNTRYAMNVAETASTFAETIISAATVREASSDVEKISLLNTKLENATAMFLNIHARYLFEKSFYTERMNGFVTADRLSGLMEAAQKEAYQGALSDYHPLFWASKLHFFIDDVPFYNFPYTFGFLFSLGIYAQSMKQTGNFEETYISLLRDTGSMTTEDLVMKHLGADITQPDFWNQGLEIMAGDVEEFLRLTEKYI; encoded by the coding sequence ATGAAATATAGCCTTACCTGGGATTTGGACTCATTTTTTGAAGGAGGAAGTTCTTCGCCCGCCCTACAAGAAAAAATACAGTCGATCCAAGATGGATTGAAGGATTTTGAATCCGCAGCAACCGCTTGGGACCCCGAACAAGACAAACCGGATTATCCTGTTTTTCAGGATTTGCTTCATCAGGAGGAGCTGTACGCAAAAGCCTTGATGCAATGCAATAGTTTCATAACAGGTGTCCAATCAGCCGATGTCTCGGATTTGGATGCAAGCGCAATCCATGCGCGAATAATTCAATTGTACAGCAAATTAACGATTATTCAAACGACTCTGAAGAAAAAAGTAACCGCAGTCAAAGAAACTGACTGGAATCAGTTGGTGGAAAAGCCCGCCTTTTCCCCGCTTGCATTCGCGCTTTCGGAATGGCGCCAACAAGGCAACCGCCTCCTCTCCGACAAGGAAGAAGCCTTATTGGCAACATTGCGTGTCGATGGTTTCAACGGTTGGAGCGCGCACTATGACACGCTCGTATCCTTCATCAAGATTCCTTTTGAAGAGGTTGACGGAACTTTTAGCGAACTATCCGCCGGCCAAGCGATGAACCGGATGTATGCCGATCCCGATCCGAGCGTCCGCAAAAAAATATTCGTTGAATGGGAAAAAGCCTGGGGTTCCCTTGCGCCTGCATTCGCCGATACACTGAACCACCTGCAAGGTTTCCGTTTGGCTGATTTCGAGGCGCATCAGGATGAGGATTTTTTGGTTGAGCCACTGCGTTATAACCGCATCAAGCGCGAAACCTTGGACACGATGTGGCAAGCCATCAGTGCAAACAAACAGCCGTTCCTTTCGTTTTTGAATCGCAAAGCCACTCTGATGGGCAAGGATAAGTTGGCTTGGTATGATGTCGATGCCCCTGTTTCGCTCGGCAGTTTCCAATCAAAAACCTTCAGCTTCGACGAAGCAGTCGATTACATCATCGAACACTTTGCCTCCTTCGGTCCAAAACTGGCAGACTTTTCCTTGGATGCTGTCAAAAACCGCTGGATCGAAGCCGAAAACCGATCCGGAAAAAGACCTGGCGGCTATTGCGAAGATTATCCGGAATCGAAAGAATCACGGATTTTCATGACCTTTACGGGTTCAGCAAGCGACATGAGCACACTTGCCCATGAGCTGGGCCATGCCTTCCATTCTCACGTAATGCGCGACCTGCCGGATCTGAATACGCGCTATGCCATGAACGTCGCCGAAACGGCATCGACTTTTGCGGAAACCATCATCAGTGCGGCTACGGTCAGAGAAGCCAGCAGTGATGTAGAAAAAATTTCCCTGCTCAATACGAAGCTTGAAAATGCGACGGCCATGTTCCTGAATATCCATGCCCGTTACCTTTTCGAAAAGTCATTCTACACCGAAAGGATGAACGGTTTTGTCACAGCAGATCGTTTGTCCGGTTTGATGGAGGCTGCCCAGAAGGAGGCTTACCAAGGGGCTTTGAGTGACTATCATCCCCTATTCTGGGCGAGCAAACTGCACTTCTTCATCGATGATGTCCCATTCTACAACTTCCCTTACACGTTTGGCTTCCTGTTCAGCCTGGGGATTTACGCGCAATCGATGAAGCAGACTGGAAATTTTGAAGAAACCTATATTTCACTGTTGCGGGATACCGGATCGATGACGACTGAAGACCTCGTGATGAAGCATCTTGGTGCCGATATCACGCAGCCGGATTTCTGGAACCAAGGCTTGGAAATCATGGCGGGAGACGTGGAAGAATTCCTGCGTTTGACCGAAAAATATATCTAG
- the comGC gene encoding competence type IV pilus major pilin ComGC has translation MKTIKKTLKNKQGFTLMEMVLVLFIISVLMLMIIPNVANTKKSVETKGTDALAVVVQTQANMYELDTGTEAASFTVLNTAGYLSDKQVTEATAKLTITAGEVEPIEVVVTP, from the coding sequence ATGAAAACGATCAAAAAAACACTAAAAAACAAACAAGGTTTCACACTTATGGAAATGGTCCTGGTCCTGTTCATCATCTCGGTGCTGATGCTGATGATCATCCCGAATGTGGCGAACACCAAGAAAAGCGTTGAGACCAAAGGGACGGATGCTTTGGCGGTCGTCGTGCAGACCCAGGCCAACATGTACGAACTCGATACAGGTACTGAAGCGGCGAGTTTCACTGTCCTGAATACGGCGGGGTACCTCAGTGACAAACAGGTGACTGAAGCGACCGCCAAACTGACGATAACCGCCGGCGAAGTTGAACCGATTGAAGTTGTTGTCACGCCTTGA
- a CDS encoding YitT family protein has translation MKKNVVGSILLIAIGTFLFAVGINMFSVANHLGEGGVTGISLLAFYTMNVPVAITSFVLNAIILVIGFRFLEKSTMRLTLLATLLMSVFLYLTAAWRYPMETIILAPLCSGFLVGTGLGLVMQAGGSTAGTDIIALIINKYLGWSTSVALVVLDLFVVGPSIFVIGLENVVLTVVHLYVQTKVLDFILEGFNPKKQVLIISERYQEIAEAIDKKIGRGMTFLEGEGYYSKSQKKVILIVVNRQQLMPLNRIVTAIDPKAFFTISEAQSVIGEGFSYLISDEHYQQKINDFIDEQSE, from the coding sequence TTGAAAAAGAACGTTGTTGGTTCGATTCTTCTGATTGCGATCGGAACATTTCTGTTCGCGGTGGGCATCAATATGTTTTCCGTTGCGAACCATCTTGGTGAAGGCGGCGTCACCGGCATTAGTTTGTTGGCCTTCTATACCATGAATGTTCCGGTAGCCATAACGAGTTTCGTTTTGAACGCCATCATTCTGGTCATCGGGTTCCGCTTTTTGGAAAAATCGACCATGAGGCTGACGCTTTTGGCCACGCTGTTGATGTCGGTGTTTCTTTATCTGACGGCGGCTTGGCGCTATCCGATGGAAACAATCATTCTAGCGCCGCTTTGCTCCGGATTTTTGGTTGGCACAGGCTTGGGTCTCGTGATGCAGGCAGGCGGTTCGACGGCCGGTACTGATATCATCGCCTTGATTATTAATAAATATCTCGGCTGGAGTACCAGTGTCGCACTGGTCGTATTGGACCTATTCGTCGTTGGACCTTCCATCTTCGTGATCGGGCTGGAGAATGTCGTTTTGACTGTCGTGCATCTCTATGTGCAAACGAAAGTGCTGGATTTCATCCTGGAAGGGTTCAATCCGAAGAAACAAGTTCTGATCATCTCGGAGCGGTATCAGGAAATCGCTGAGGCAATCGATAAAAAAATCGGTCGCGGAATGACCTTTTTGGAAGGCGAAGGCTATTACTCCAAAAGCCAGAAGAAGGTGATTTTGATTGTCGTCAACAGACAGCAATTGATGCCGCTCAACCGGATTGTGACAGCCATCGATCCGAAGGCTTTCTTCACAATCAGCGAAGCCCAAAGCGTCATCGGCGAGGGATTCTCTTATTTGATTTCTGATGAGCACTACCAACAAAAAATCAACGACTTCATCGACGAACAGTCGGAATGA
- a CDS encoding VanZ family protein has protein sequence MQREQKSNSYIVGAVLIMGYLYYRATFQQDFYALPNIIANLLQAQPLSGLFATFTFRYGEQVISIEALGYFGFLGFFGSKIWLFLSYSILAYLWYGGLSGKMREAFTPIVVALLLSVSYAAADEFHQSFVSPAFAMKEDVILAGIGAILAIIAGWFFLIARKGRK, from the coding sequence ATGCAAAGAGAACAAAAGAGCAATTCATACATAGTGGGAGCAGTTCTGATCATGGGGTACCTCTATTACCGCGCCACTTTCCAACAAGATTTTTATGCGTTGCCGAACATCATCGCGAACCTGCTGCAGGCACAACCGCTCTCCGGATTATTCGCAACCTTCACCTTCCGCTACGGGGAGCAGGTGATCAGCATTGAGGCATTGGGCTACTTCGGATTTTTGGGATTTTTCGGCAGCAAAATCTGGTTGTTCCTTTCCTACTCCATACTGGCTTACCTTTGGTATGGCGGGCTTTCCGGGAAGATGCGGGAGGCATTTACGCCTATAGTAGTGGCGCTGCTGCTTTCCGTAAGTTACGCTGCTGCGGATGAATTTCACCAGTCGTTTGTGTCTCCGGCATTTGCAATGAAGGAAGACGTGATTTTGGCTGGCATAGGGGCAATTTTGGCGATAATCGCCGGTTGGTTTTTTCTGATAGCCAGAAAAGGCAGAAAGTGA
- a CDS encoding prepilin-type N-terminal cleavage/methylation domain-containing protein, whose translation MRKSGFTLFESLLVLLIAAMILLLTPQLETATDEFAFNLFLDDFLTELHTAQSYAVITGNGVNMDVVRPIGATHYADFKDSAGSDRYINRKLLLPEGSRVIQGYTGFIKGGSGYLQPNTIIMETARYRYTITIQLGSGRYEVNKAKR comes from the coding sequence ATGCGCAAGAGCGGATTCACTTTGTTCGAAAGCCTATTGGTGCTGTTGATCGCAGCTATGATTTTGCTGCTGACCCCGCAATTGGAAACCGCAACGGATGAATTCGCGTTCAATCTGTTTTTGGACGATTTCCTGACGGAACTGCACACGGCGCAGAGTTACGCGGTCATCACCGGTAACGGCGTCAATATGGATGTCGTACGGCCAATCGGGGCAACGCATTACGCTGATTTCAAAGACAGTGCCGGATCGGACCGCTACATCAACCGCAAGCTGCTGTTGCCTGAAGGATCAAGAGTGATCCAAGGCTACACCGGATTTATCAAAGGGGGCAGCGGTTATCTGCAGCCGAACACTATCATCATGGAAACAGCTCGTTATCGCTATACCATCACAATCCAATTGGGGAGCGGTCGTTATGAAGTCAACAAAGCTAAACGATAG
- a CDS encoding YebC/PmpR family DNA-binding transcriptional regulator → MSGHSKWSKIKGAKGAADQKRGKIFQRLSKEIYMAAKNSGPDPSSNPSLRMIIDKAKAANMPNDNITRAIKKATSAGEGENYEEITYEGYGPNGVAVLVHALTDNRNRTATNIRVAFNKNGGSLGESGSVSYMFDRKGYIAIEREDLEVDEDAMLMSVLEAGGEELQTSDEVFEIYTDPTDFDAVCEELKAEGYVLAEAEVTMVPQTLSAIAADKETQFRTMLEKLEDDDDVSEVFHNADLDDEE, encoded by the coding sequence ATGTCAGGACATTCAAAATGGAGTAAAATCAAAGGCGCAAAAGGCGCTGCAGATCAAAAACGAGGTAAAATTTTCCAGAGATTATCAAAAGAAATTTATATGGCTGCAAAAAACAGCGGTCCGGATCCCTCATCTAACCCGAGCCTGCGCATGATCATCGATAAAGCGAAAGCGGCGAACATGCCGAACGACAACATCACACGCGCCATCAAAAAAGCAACATCTGCTGGAGAAGGCGAAAACTATGAAGAAATCACTTATGAAGGCTACGGCCCGAACGGTGTCGCTGTTTTGGTCCATGCTTTGACCGACAACCGCAACCGTACCGCTACAAACATCAGAGTCGCTTTCAACAAAAACGGAGGATCTTTGGGAGAATCCGGTTCAGTGAGCTACATGTTCGACCGCAAAGGTTATATCGCAATCGAGCGCGAAGACTTGGAAGTGGATGAAGACGCGATGTTGATGAGCGTGTTGGAAGCCGGTGGGGAAGAGTTGCAGACAAGCGATGAAGTATTCGAAATCTACACAGATCCTACCGATTTTGATGCGGTATGTGAAGAATTGAAGGCAGAAGGCTACGTGTTGGCCGAAGCGGAAGTCACGATGGTTCCGCAAACATTGTCGGCTATCGCAGCGGACAAAGAAACGCAATTCAGAACGATGCTGGAAAAACTGGAAGACGATGATGACGTCTCCGAAGTATTCCACAACGCTGATCTGGACGACGAAGAATAA
- the comGA gene encoding competence type IV pilus ATPase ComGA: MEEKAESLLADAMRLGVSDIHLLPYEDHYELFFRVSTGLSKVSVYTIEKGERLISYFKFLSNMNVGERRKPQSGAVRYRLNGKKIELRLSTIANFRYQESLVIRMLYVNPGSEPGLHAFFPAQEAELLELLDHKSGLVLFSGPTGSGKTTTIYHLLRRKYADEPLQIITMEDPVEIEEPLFLQAEVNEAAGITYDLLIRQCLRHHPDILVIGEIRDEETAKMVVRSALTGHLVIATIHAKESFGVLERLRELAISSEQMNQTLLAVVSQRLIAKYCPLCSGKCTIHCSHYQVNEKSAAIYEILAGKELQNHLQNKEDGKRFVTLNDKLRKAYACGYITEKNYLENLV; the protein is encoded by the coding sequence ATGGAAGAAAAAGCAGAGAGCCTATTGGCCGATGCGATGCGGCTGGGTGTTTCCGACATCCATCTGCTCCCTTATGAAGACCACTACGAACTCTTTTTCCGCGTGAGTACCGGCTTGTCGAAAGTATCGGTGTATACAATCGAAAAGGGTGAACGACTGATTTCTTATTTTAAATTCCTTTCGAACATGAATGTGGGCGAAAGGCGGAAACCCCAATCCGGTGCTGTCAGGTACCGGCTGAACGGCAAAAAAATAGAACTGAGACTGTCCACCATCGCAAATTTCCGCTACCAAGAGTCGCTTGTCATCCGCATGCTGTACGTAAATCCGGGTTCTGAGCCGGGTTTGCACGCATTTTTCCCGGCCCAGGAGGCGGAGTTGCTCGAACTGTTGGACCATAAGAGCGGGCTGGTGCTGTTTTCCGGACCTACCGGTTCCGGGAAAACAACCACCATCTATCATTTGTTGCGCAGGAAATACGCCGATGAACCGCTGCAGATCATTACGATGGAGGATCCAGTCGAAATTGAGGAGCCGCTGTTTCTGCAGGCCGAAGTGAACGAAGCTGCGGGCATCACGTACGATCTGCTGATCCGCCAGTGTCTCCGCCACCATCCGGACATCCTCGTCATAGGCGAAATCCGGGATGAAGAAACGGCCAAAATGGTAGTGAGAAGCGCATTGACCGGACACTTGGTGATCGCAACGATCCATGCCAAAGAGTCGTTCGGGGTATTGGAAAGGCTGCGGGAACTGGCTATTTCTTCCGAACAAATGAATCAGACGCTGCTCGCTGTCGTCTCCCAACGTCTGATTGCAAAATATTGTCCGTTGTGCTCCGGTAAGTGCACGATTCACTGTTCCCACTATCAGGTAAACGAAAAGTCGGCTGCCATCTACGAAATATTGGCAGGCAAGGAACTGCAGAATCATCTGCAGAACAAGGAGGACGGAAAGCGGTTTGTCACTCTGAATGATAAATTGCGAAAAGCCTATGCATGTGGATACATTACGGAGAAGAATTACCTGGAGAATCTCGTCTGA
- the comGB gene encoding competence type IV pilus assembly protein ComGB, producing MDTLRRRITWRISSEKRWQAKEQAYFLRRLGELLKEGFSLSDGLAFLKMMQPKRVDDIQRMLAKLETGINLADALAGCGFSEQVVSQLRLSFLHGKLTETLLFCSDFLTEKDKQLHKLRKVLIYPLFLLVFANVMLIAIRQVLLPSLETMLVPSEEGSGLMIRIILNYLENLPLIILGTMALGAGVFLLSKSYLKKKSAFQKSLLFCRVPLFSKWVQLYYSFFFCREYAYFFRNGMQLNQIVSLMRGDEGTAWMKEISGLVEEGLMQGDSLTTIIKRYPIFKEEMGWIIYHGELTSQLPIKLSMYSEECFRLLIADIEQKIGWLQPVLFLMVAVIVMAIYLILLMPMLSSLGGMY from the coding sequence GTGGATACATTACGGAGAAGAATTACCTGGAGAATCTCGTCTGAAAAACGTTGGCAGGCAAAAGAGCAGGCATATTTTCTGAGGCGCTTGGGTGAATTGCTGAAGGAAGGTTTTTCGTTGTCCGACGGGCTCGCTTTTCTGAAGATGATGCAGCCGAAGCGAGTGGACGATATCCAGCGCATGCTGGCCAAACTGGAAACAGGCATCAATCTTGCTGATGCATTGGCAGGATGCGGCTTTTCGGAGCAAGTCGTATCGCAGCTGCGGCTATCCTTCCTTCACGGGAAATTGACGGAAACTTTGCTGTTTTGTTCAGACTTCCTGACGGAAAAGGACAAACAGCTGCATAAGCTCAGAAAAGTCTTGATCTACCCGTTATTTTTGCTGGTCTTCGCGAATGTTATGCTGATCGCGATCAGGCAGGTCCTGCTGCCCAGTTTGGAAACGATGCTGGTGCCCTCGGAAGAAGGTTCCGGCCTGATGATCCGAATCATCCTGAATTACCTGGAAAACCTGCCGCTCATCATTTTGGGCACTATGGCATTAGGAGCCGGTGTGTTCCTGTTGTCAAAAAGTTATTTGAAAAAGAAGTCAGCTTTCCAAAAGTCGTTGCTGTTCTGCAGGGTTCCGCTCTTCAGCAAATGGGTCCAACTCTACTACTCCTTTTTCTTCTGCCGGGAATATGCCTATTTCTTCCGCAATGGCATGCAGTTGAACCAAATCGTTTCGCTGATGCGCGGCGATGAAGGGACTGCCTGGATGAAGGAAATATCCGGATTGGTTGAGGAAGGGCTGATGCAAGGCGATAGCCTGACGACAATCATCAAGCGTTACCCCATCTTCAAAGAGGAGATGGGATGGATCATCTATCACGGCGAGCTCACCAGCCAGTTGCCGATCAAGTTGAGCATGTACAGCGAAGAATGTTTCCGACTGCTGATTGCGGACATCGAACAGAAAATCGGTTGGCTGCAGCCTGTCCTGTTTCTCATGGTCGCTGTCATCGTGATGGCAATCTATCTTATATTATTGATGCCAATGCTTAGTTCATTAGGAGGTATGTATTAA